A part of Desulfobacter sp. genomic DNA contains:
- the tuf gene encoding elongation factor Tu gives MAKEKFERTKPHVNIGTIGHIDHGKTTLTAAITKLAGLKGDGEFVPFDEIDKAPEERERGITIATAHVEYETDARHYAHVDCPGHADYIKNMITGAAQMDGAVLVVSADDGPMPQTREHILLARQVGVPKIVVFLNKCDMVDDEELIELVEMELQELLDTYEFPGDETPIIRGSALKALECDDLEAEEAKPIFELLDTLDSYVPEPERDTEKAFLMPIEDVFSISGRGTVVTGRIERGIIKTGEEIEIVGIRETAKTTCTGVEMFRKLLDEGQAGDNVGLLLRGTKRDQVERGQVVCKPGSINPHTKFKAEMYALSKEEGGRHTPFFTGYRPQFFFRTTDITGVLTLEEGVEMIMPGDNATINVELINPIAMEKELRFAIREGGRTVGAGVVGEIVE, from the coding sequence ATGGCTAAGGAGAAATTCGAGCGGACTAAACCGCATGTAAACATTGGTACTATCGGTCATATTGACCATGGCAAAACCACTCTGACTGCAGCAATTACCAAACTTGCTGGCCTGAAAGGCGACGGCGAGTTCGTTCCCTTCGATGAGATCGATAAGGCGCCCGAGGAAAGAGAACGCGGTATTACCATCGCTACTGCCCACGTTGAGTATGAAACCGATGCACGTCACTATGCACACGTTGACTGCCCGGGCCATGCCGACTATATCAAAAACATGATCACCGGTGCTGCTCAGATGGACGGCGCTGTCCTCGTTGTTTCCGCCGATGACGGCCCCATGCCCCAGACCCGTGAGCACATTCTGCTTGCCCGCCAGGTTGGTGTGCCCAAGATCGTTGTTTTCCTGAATAAATGTGACATGGTTGACGACGAAGAACTCATCGAGCTGGTAGAGATGGAGCTCCAGGAACTGCTGGATACCTATGAATTCCCCGGTGATGAAACACCCATCATCCGTGGTTCCGCCCTCAAGGCCCTTGAATGTGACGACCTTGAAGCCGAAGAAGCCAAACCCATTTTTGAACTGCTGGATACCCTTGACTCCTACGTTCCCGAACCCGAAAGAGATACCGAGAAAGCATTCCTGATGCCCATCGAAGACGTGTTCTCCATCTCCGGTCGTGGTACTGTTGTTACCGGTCGTATCGAACGTGGTATCATTAAAACCGGCGAAGAAATTGAAATCGTTGGTATCCGTGAAACTGCTAAAACTACTTGTACCGGCGTCGAAATGTTCCGGAAACTTCTGGACGAAGGTCAGGCTGGCGACAACGTTGGTCTGCTGCTCCGCGGTACCAAGCGTGATCAGGTAGAACGTGGCCAGGTTGTTTGTAAACCCGGTTCCATCAACCCTCACACCAAGTTTAAAGCTGAAATGTACGCCCTGTCCAAAGAAGAAGGCGGCCGTCATACTCCCTTCTTTACTGGTTACAGACCCCAGTTCTTCTTCAGAACCACTGACATCACAGGCGTTCTGACTCTGGAAGAAGGCGTTGAAATGATCATGCCTGGTGACAATGCCACCATCAACGTTGAGCTGATCAACCCCATCGCAATGGAAAAAGAACTCCGGTTCGCTATCCGTGAAGGTGGTCGTACTGTTGGTGCCGGCGTTGTCGGTGAAATTGTAGAATAA
- the rpsG gene encoding 30S ribosomal protein S7 has protein sequence MAEKLVVKENLMQGATQEEKLAAKFINCVMKDGKKNAARKVVTDALVIAEEKIGEPALDVFKKAIDNIRPSVEVKSRRIGGSTYQVPTDIKPSRQTALAFRWLITFSRSRSEKGYAKKLAAELLDAYNQRGGAIKKKEDTHKMAEANKAFAHFRW, from the coding sequence ATGGCTGAAAAATTAGTAGTTAAAGAGAATCTGATGCAGGGTGCCACGCAGGAGGAAAAACTTGCTGCCAAGTTTATCAACTGCGTTATGAAGGACGGCAAGAAAAATGCTGCCCGGAAGGTGGTTACCGATGCGTTGGTAATCGCCGAAGAAAAAATCGGCGAGCCGGCTCTGGATGTGTTCAAGAAAGCAATCGACAATATCAGGCCTTCTGTTGAGGTTAAATCAAGAAGGATCGGCGGGTCCACCTACCAAGTACCCACTGATATTAAACCCAGCAGGCAGACGGCCCTGGCATTCAGGTGGCTGATCACTTTCAGTCGGAGCCGGTCTGAAAAAGGCTATGCCAAAAAGCTGGCTGCTGAATTGCTTGACGCCTACAACCAGAGGGGTGGGGCGATTAAGAAAAAAGAAGATACACACAAAATGGCCGAAGCCAACAAGGCTTTCGCCCATTTCCGGTGGTAA
- the rpoC gene encoding DNA-directed RNA polymerase subunit beta', translating to MDNIYDFFAKPKDPKIYQGVQISLASSDQIREWSHGEIKKPETINYRTFKPERDGLFCAKVFGPTKDYECNCGKYKRMKHRGVVCEKCGVEVIQSKVRRDRMAHIELASPVSHIWFLKSLPSKIGNVLDLTLKNLEKVLYFDSYIVIDPKETGLKKLQLLSDDQYYEALDTFGEEAFDAGIGAEAILTLLSEIDLQAVHDELKEEIGLTKSVAKQQKMAKRLKVIDAFLNSGIEPTRMILTACPILPPDLRPLVPLEGGRFATSDLNDLYRRVLNRNNRLKRLVDLNAPDIIVRNEKRMLQEAVDVLFDNGRHGRVVTGTNKRPLKSLSDTLKGKQGRFRQNLLGKRVDYSGRTVITVGSELRLHQCGIPKKMALELFKPFIYNFLEQKGLVSTVKSAKKMVERQENEVWDALEAVVKEYPVMLNRAPTLHRLGFQAFEPVLIEGKAIQLHPLVCPAFNADFDGDQMAVHVPLSLESQLEARVMMLSTNNILSPANGQPIIVPTQDIVLGIYYMTRAMTNQKGEGISFSSLEEVRYAFDAGEVSLHAKIKVRIDDEIYDTTTGRILLWETIPGDILLNMARIRTETLEDCEAALEELKSGEDFDTVLKKYGDDEIKKTRGITGILTRKEFKNIFQVSDVVVEQLYGLKEDQFTDVRMVGEKYTIFKVEERNTTLPFTLVNKLMDKGSIVRLIDYAYRNIGLKETVILSDRLKDIGYKYSTLGGLSICVDDMIIPDNKWDLVANAEKSIEDIKNQYSEGLITQGEKYNKVVDIWAQATDDIANAMMEVMKNPPKKEGDEDQEELNAVYVMADSGARGSKDQMRQLAGMRGLMAKPSGEIIENPITACFREGLSVLQYFISTHGARKGLADTALKTANSGYLTRRLADVGQDCTIVETDCGTINGIEVEALYEGGEIIQTLGERILGRVTQEEIRDPYSDEFIVGIDTELEESHVAKIEAAGVQKVKIRSVLTCNSKHGVCSRCYGRDLAHGVTVEIGQAIGIVAAQSIGEPGTQLTMRTFHIGGTASRKVEVAEIKARVGGIFKCNEDIQTVTSADGEIIVMNRKGGGITIVGEDGRERAKETVIYGATLHAKDGQSIEPGDIIASWDPFTTPIITEVSGRVRFADIIVGNTVQEQIDPVTGKVSRTIIEGKDSEIRPQITVKDQDGRAVKLPNSKTPARYYLPVNAILTVEEDDQIMAGDVIAKLPRATTKTKDITGGLPRVAELFEVRKPKDPTVLTEIDGYVTVSKGTKGRQKVTVTPTDVGDKKEYSIPKGQHVSVYDGDYVKAGDQLMAGSANPQDIMNIMGEVALAKYLVDEVQEVYRLQGVRINDKHIEVVIRQMMRRVKVTSPGDTDFIPEEQVDRIMFEEKNREVAMNGGEPAKGEPLILGITKASLSTDSFLSAASFQETTKVLTLAAIEGKYDSLKGLKENVVMGRLIPAGTGFPGYRNIEVDYGKVAEV from the coding sequence TTGGACAATATTTATGATTTCTTCGCAAAACCCAAAGATCCTAAGATTTACCAGGGCGTCCAGATCAGCCTGGCATCTTCCGACCAGATCCGGGAATGGTCCCACGGGGAAATAAAAAAACCCGAGACCATTAACTATAGGACTTTTAAACCGGAGCGGGACGGCCTGTTCTGCGCTAAGGTTTTCGGCCCGACCAAGGATTACGAGTGTAATTGCGGTAAGTACAAACGCATGAAGCACAGAGGGGTTGTCTGCGAAAAATGCGGTGTTGAGGTCATCCAGTCCAAGGTTCGCCGGGACAGAATGGCTCACATTGAGCTGGCTTCCCCGGTTTCCCATATCTGGTTCCTGAAAAGCCTTCCCTCAAAAATAGGCAACGTTCTGGACCTGACCCTGAAAAATCTGGAAAAGGTTCTTTACTTTGATTCCTATATCGTTATTGACCCAAAGGAAACCGGGCTGAAAAAGCTGCAGTTGCTTTCCGATGATCAATACTACGAAGCCCTTGATACATTTGGTGAAGAAGCCTTTGACGCCGGAATTGGCGCCGAGGCCATTCTGACCCTGCTCAGTGAGATTGATCTTCAGGCGGTCCACGATGAGCTTAAGGAAGAAATCGGACTCACCAAGTCTGTTGCCAAGCAGCAGAAGATGGCCAAAAGGCTGAAGGTCATTGATGCCTTTTTGAATTCCGGCATTGAGCCGACCCGGATGATCTTGACGGCCTGCCCGATTCTGCCGCCGGACCTTCGTCCTCTGGTCCCTCTGGAAGGCGGACGGTTTGCGACATCAGATCTCAACGATCTGTACAGAAGGGTGCTTAACAGGAATAACCGTCTCAAACGCCTGGTGGACCTGAATGCGCCTGACATTATTGTCCGGAACGAAAAACGGATGCTTCAGGAAGCCGTTGACGTTCTCTTTGATAACGGTCGTCACGGCCGCGTGGTCACCGGTACCAATAAAAGGCCTCTTAAATCCCTTTCAGATACCCTGAAAGGCAAGCAGGGCCGGTTCCGCCAGAACCTTCTGGGTAAACGTGTGGATTATTCAGGCCGTACCGTTATCACCGTCGGCTCGGAACTCCGGCTCCATCAATGCGGTATCCCCAAGAAAATGGCCCTTGAGCTGTTTAAGCCGTTTATTTACAACTTTTTGGAGCAGAAGGGACTGGTATCCACGGTCAAAAGCGCCAAAAAGATGGTGGAACGCCAGGAAAACGAGGTCTGGGATGCCTTGGAAGCCGTTGTAAAAGAATATCCGGTGATGCTCAACAGGGCGCCGACCCTCCATAGACTCGGATTCCAGGCCTTTGAGCCTGTCCTCATCGAAGGGAAGGCCATCCAGCTCCACCCGCTTGTATGTCCGGCATTTAATGCTGACTTTGACGGTGACCAGATGGCGGTCCATGTGCCCCTTTCCCTTGAGTCCCAGCTTGAGGCCAGGGTGATGATGCTGTCCACCAACAATATTCTTTCCCCTGCAAACGGGCAGCCTATTATTGTGCCCACCCAGGATATTGTTTTGGGCATTTATTATATGACCCGTGCCATGACCAACCAGAAGGGTGAAGGGATTAGTTTCTCCAGCCTTGAAGAGGTGCGGTATGCCTTTGACGCGGGAGAGGTCAGTCTCCATGCCAAAATCAAGGTCCGCATCGACGACGAAATTTATGATACCACCACCGGCCGGATTCTTCTGTGGGAAACCATTCCTGGTGATATCCTGTTGAATATGGCCCGGATCAGAACCGAAACCCTGGAAGACTGCGAAGCTGCCCTTGAAGAGCTTAAGTCAGGCGAAGATTTTGATACCGTGCTCAAGAAATACGGGGATGACGAGATCAAGAAAACCCGTGGAATCACCGGTATTCTGACCCGTAAGGAGTTCAAGAATATATTCCAGGTCTCCGACGTTGTCGTTGAACAGCTTTACGGCCTTAAGGAAGACCAGTTTACCGATGTGAGAATGGTGGGTGAAAAATACACCATTTTCAAGGTCGAGGAGCGGAATACCACTCTGCCGTTTACACTGGTCAATAAGCTAATGGACAAGGGGTCTATTGTCCGTCTTATAGACTATGCCTACAGAAATATAGGTCTCAAGGAAACGGTTATCCTTTCTGACCGCCTCAAGGATATCGGGTACAAATACTCTACTCTGGGCGGACTATCCATTTGCGTTGACGACATGATCATCCCGGATAATAAATGGGATCTGGTCGCCAATGCGGAAAAAAGTATTGAGGACATCAAAAACCAGTACTCCGAAGGTCTGATCACCCAGGGCGAGAAATACAATAAGGTAGTTGATATCTGGGCACAAGCCACAGATGATATTGCCAACGCCATGATGGAAGTCATGAAGAACCCGCCCAAAAAAGAGGGGGATGAGGATCAAGAAGAACTCAACGCTGTTTACGTGATGGCCGACTCCGGCGCCCGTGGTTCCAAGGACCAGATGCGGCAGCTGGCCGGTATGCGTGGTCTGATGGCCAAGCCGTCGGGCGAGATTATTGAAAACCCAATTACGGCCTGCTTCCGTGAAGGCCTTTCCGTACTGCAGTACTTCATCTCCACCCATGGTGCCCGTAAAGGTCTTGCAGATACGGCCCTTAAAACTGCCAACTCAGGGTATCTCACCCGTAGGCTGGCGGATGTCGGTCAGGATTGCACCATCGTGGAGACTGACTGCGGCACCATTAATGGAATCGAAGTCGAGGCCCTTTATGAGGGTGGGGAAATCATCCAGACCCTGGGTGAAAGAATTCTGGGCCGCGTGACCCAGGAAGAGATCCGTGATCCCTACTCTGACGAATTTATTGTCGGGATTGATACGGAGCTTGAAGAATCCCACGTCGCTAAGATTGAGGCTGCCGGTGTTCAGAAGGTAAAAATCCGTTCCGTCCTGACCTGTAATTCAAAGCATGGGGTCTGCTCAAGGTGCTACGGCAGGGATTTGGCCCATGGCGTCACTGTTGAAATCGGACAGGCCATCGGTATTGTTGCGGCCCAGTCAATCGGTGAGCCCGGTACCCAGCTGACCATGCGGACCTTCCATATCGGCGGTACGGCATCCCGGAAAGTAGAGGTTGCCGAAATTAAAGCCAGGGTTGGTGGTATCTTTAAGTGCAATGAAGATATTCAGACCGTAACCTCAGCCGATGGCGAAATCATCGTCATGAACCGTAAGGGCGGCGGCATCACCATCGTGGGTGAAGACGGCAGGGAGCGTGCCAAAGAAACCGTAATTTACGGTGCTACCCTCCACGCCAAAGACGGTCAGAGCATAGAACCCGGCGATATTATTGCTTCCTGGGATCCGTTTACCACCCCCATTATTACGGAGGTTTCCGGGCGGGTGCGCTTTGCTGATATCATTGTTGGCAACACGGTTCAAGAACAAATCGACCCGGTAACCGGCAAGGTGTCCAGAACCATTATCGAGGGCAAGGACTCCGAGATCCGTCCCCAGATTACGGTCAAGGACCAGGACGGCCGGGCGGTGAAACTGCCCAATTCCAAAACACCTGCCAGATATTACCTGCCGGTAAACGCCATTCTGACCGTGGAAGAAGACGACCAGATCATGGCTGGCGACGTTATCGCCAAGCTGCCCAGGGCCACAACCAAGACCAAGGATATCACCGGCGGTCTGCCCAGGGTTGCGGAGCTCTTTGAGGTGCGCAAACCCAAGGATCCCACGGTGCTTACTGAAATTGACGGGTATGTTACTGTCTCCAAGGGCACCAAAGGCCGCCAGAAAGTAACGGTTACGCCTACGGACGTTGGAGATAAAAAAGAATACTCAATCCCCAAAGGGCAGCATGTATCTGTTTATGACGGTGATTATGTCAAGGCGGGGGATCAGCTGATGGCAGGTTCCGCAAATCCCCAGGATATCATGAATATCATGGGTGAAGTCGCCCTGGCCAAATACCTGGTTGATGAAGTCCAGGAAGTATACCGGCTCCAGGGCGTTAGAATCAATGACAAGCACATCGAGGTGGTTATCCGCCAGATGATGCGCCGGGTGAAAGTCACCAGCCCCGGGGATACCGATTTTATTCCCGAAGAGCAGGTGGACCGTATCATGTTTGAAGAAAAGAACCGTGAGGTGGCCATGAACGGCGGTGAACCGGCCAAGGGTGAACCCCTCATCCTCGGTATCACCAAAGCCTCGTTGTCAACCGACAGTTTCCTTTCCGCGGCATCTTTCCAGGAAACAACAAAGGTCTTGACACTGGCAGCCATCGAAGGCAAGTACGACAGTCTTAAAGGGCTGAAGGAAAATGTGGTAATGGGACGTTTGATCCCTGCCGGAACCGGATTTCCGGGATACCGTAACATTGAAGTTGATTACGGAAAAGTGGCAGAAGTTTAG
- a CDS encoding 30S ribosomal protein S12: MPTINQLVRKGRKKAEKKVSTPALKGGPQKRGVCTRVYTSTPKKPNSALRKVARVRLTTGMEVAAYIPGMGHNLQEHSVVLVRGGRVKDLPGVRYHIVRGALDTLGVDDRRQGRSKYGAKRPK; this comes from the coding sequence ATGCCGACCATTAATCAATTGGTAAGAAAAGGAAGAAAGAAAGCAGAGAAGAAGGTGAGTACACCTGCTCTGAAGGGTGGCCCCCAGAAGCGTGGCGTGTGTACCCGCGTGTACACATCTACCCCTAAAAAACCGAACTCGGCCCTGAGAAAAGTGGCCAGGGTTCGTCTGACAACCGGCATGGAAGTTGCGGCTTACATCCCCGGTATGGGTCATAACCTTCAGGAACACTCTGTTGTTCTTGTCAGGGGCGGCAGGGTAAAGGACCTTCCAGGTGTACGCTACCATATCGTCAGGGGTGCGCTTGATACGCTTGGTGTAGATGATAGGCGCCAGGGCCGTTCTAAATACGGTGCAAAGCGTCCGAAATAA
- the rpsJ gene encoding 30S ribosomal protein S10: protein MLKTKIRIRLKAYDHKLLDQSSVDIVDTARKTGARIVGPVPLPTRINKFTVLRSPHVNKKSREQFEIRTHKRMMDILEPTQQTVDALMKLDLSPGVDVEIKL, encoded by the coding sequence ATGTTGAAGACTAAAATCAGAATTAGGCTCAAAGCTTATGACCATAAGCTGCTTGATCAGTCTTCAGTAGATATTGTTGATACAGCAAGGAAAACCGGCGCCAGAATAGTGGGGCCGGTTCCCCTTCCCACCCGTATCAATAAGTTTACTGTGCTGCGTTCCCCCCACGTGAATAAGAAATCCCGTGAGCAGTTTGAAATCAGAACGCACAAAAGAATGATGGATATTCTTGAGCCCACACAGCAGACTGTCGACGCACTGATGAAGCTGGATCTTTCCCCCGGCGTTGACGTTGAAATTAAATTATAG